The region TCAAGTACCATGAGTACATTTTGCTGAAATTCGAGGATAAGCTGAAGCCGGGAGCCAATGATTCCGAGCCGCTGGCGGAGGACAATGACCGCTTCCTGAAATCCGCCATCAACGGGTATGATCCGCAGAAATCCGGGCAGCTCCGGCTGTCGGTGGTGGCTGCGGCCATCTATGACTACGGCTATCAGCTGGAGCGTCTGGATAAAGTGGCTGACCAAATCCACCGGATGAACGCAGATGACAAGGACAGTACAGTGCTGAGTGAGAAAATTTAGAGCGCGAGATCTATATAGCAAAAACTTGTAAAACGACTAAAGAGTTGGTAACATTGTTAGTCAACCTTCCAAAGGGGATGAAATGAATTGGATAAACATGATCACGAGTGGCAAAAGGAGCAGGAGCGGGTAAACGGCATCACCAAGCTGCTGTCTGCCCATATCCGGCTGCTGTCAGAGGAGCTGGGACTCCACCGCACGGATGTCGTGGATATGCGCAAAGACTTCTGGGAAGAGGTCACAGTGAACTTCAGCAGCCCCGACGACCTGGGGGAGACTTCAACCAGTCTGCGGCAGCAGGCACAGATTCTGAACGAACGCGAACGCCATCATCTGCAATCCAGCAAGGCGCTTAAAAAATATAAAAAGCTGGTAGTATCGCCCTATTTTGGCCGGATTGATTTCTCGGAGGCGGGGGATGCTGCGGCTGATACCATCTATCTGGGCATCGGTTCGCTGATGGAGGATAACGGGACCTTCCTGATCTACGATTGGCGCGCGCCTATCTCCAGCTTGTATTATGACGGGGCGCCGGGACCTGCATCTTATGAGACACCTGGAGGACAGATTACAGGCACCATGGAGCTGAAGCGCCAATTCGTGATTGATAACGGTGAGATTGAAGTCATGTTCGACACGGGCGTCACCATCGGCGATGAACTGCTTCAGCAGGTACTGAGCCATAGTGCCGATGACCGGATGAAGTCGATCGTAGCCACCATCCAGAAGGAGCAGAATGCGGTCATCCGTAATGACCGAAGCCGGATGCTGGTTGTGCAGGGAGCCGCCGGGAGCGGCAAGACATCAGCAGCGCTACAGCGGGTAGCCTATCTGCTCTACAAGTACCGCGAGGTGCTTCAGGCAGATCAGATGCTGCTCTTCTCGCCGAACCCCCTGTTCAACAGCTATGTATCCACTGTGCTGCCTGAGCTGGGGGAAGAGAATATGCAGCAGACCACCTTCCAGATGTACCTGGAGCACCGGCTGGGCCAGGAATTTCAGCTGGAGGATGTGTTCAGCCAGACGGAGAGTCTGCTGAATGCCCCGGACGGGGAGGAAGCCTATATCCGCCGGGAAGGCATTGCTTATAAATCATCAGTAGCCTTCCTTAGCGCCATCCGGCAATATGTGAATCTGCTGGAGCATGAAGGCATGCTGTTCAAGCCATTGATGTTCCAGGGGAAGGCCGTTGCCTCTAAGGAAGAGATGGAGCGCCAGTTCTACAGCTATGACCCGGGCATCAAGCTGGCGAACCGGATTGAACTGATGACGGGCTGGCTGCTCAAAAAAATTGCGGCCTTCGGCGCAGAAGAGCGGAGTGCGGCATGGGTAGACGAGCAGATTGAGCTGA is a window of Paenibacillus sp. FSL H3-0469 DNA encoding:
- the helD gene encoding RNA polymerase recycling motor HelD, with protein sequence MDKHDHEWQKEQERVNGITKLLSAHIRLLSEELGLHRTDVVDMRKDFWEEVTVNFSSPDDLGETSTSLRQQAQILNERERHHLQSSKALKKYKKLVVSPYFGRIDFSEAGDAAADTIYLGIGSLMEDNGTFLIYDWRAPISSLYYDGAPGPASYETPGGQITGTMELKRQFVIDNGEIEVMFDTGVTIGDELLQQVLSHSADDRMKSIVATIQKEQNAVIRNDRSRMLVVQGAAGSGKTSAALQRVAYLLYKYREVLQADQMLLFSPNPLFNSYVSTVLPELGEENMQQTTFQMYLEHRLGQEFQLEDVFSQTESLLNAPDGEEAYIRREGIAYKSSVAFLSAIRQYVNLLEHEGMLFKPLMFQGKAVASKEEMERQFYSYDPGIKLANRIELMTGWLLKKIAAFGAEERSAAWVDEQIELMDNSDYQRAYNQMRRKGGGHNDSFDDYDAERILLARYVVSQRLKPLRGWTKRGRFVDVKALYSRLFEGRELIERLDTRQPLPEAWDEICAQTLTAIRGNELAYEDATPFLYLKELSQGFRTNTLIRHVIVDEVQDYSPFQLEFMRRLFPRAKMTVLGDLNQAIYAQGEVLGDLAGLVSIYGEENTEVISLTRSYRSTYEIVEFTRAMIPGGEKIVPFNRRGEEPLLTLVDSEDDLLSSVEQDVLKLHAEGYHYVAVICKTAEESAQVHGELEKRLPVRLVTKETPNFQKGTLVLPAYLAKGVEFDAVIIYDGSAEKYGREHERKLFYTACTRAMHLLHIYSLGQPSPFMPAAVRETVTAGTQEK